One part of the Streptomyces lydicus genome encodes these proteins:
- the bfr gene encoding bacterioferritin, translating into MQGDPEVIEFLNEQLTAELTAINQYFLHAKMQENFGWTKLAKYTRAESFDEMKHAEVLTDRILFLEGLPNYQRLFHVRVGQTVTEMFQADRQIEVEAIDRLKRGIELMRGKGDITSANIFEDILADEEHHIDYLDTQLELVEKLGEALYIAQVIEQPS; encoded by the coding sequence ATGCAGGGCGACCCCGAGGTCATCGAATTCCTCAACGAGCAGCTGACCGCTGAGCTGACCGCGATCAACCAGTACTTCCTGCACGCCAAGATGCAGGAGAACTTCGGCTGGACGAAGCTCGCGAAGTACACCCGCGCCGAGTCCTTCGACGAGATGAAGCACGCGGAGGTCCTGACCGACCGGATTCTCTTCCTCGAAGGGCTGCCGAATTACCAGCGGCTGTTCCACGTACGGGTCGGCCAGACCGTCACCGAGATGTTCCAGGCGGACCGGCAGATCGAGGTCGAGGCGATCGACCGGCTCAAGCGCGGTATCGAGCTGATGCGCGGCAAGGGCGACATCACGTCGGCGAACATCTTCGAGGACATCCTCGCGGACGAGGAACACCACATCGACTACCTCGACACGCAGCTGGAGCTGGTGGAGAAACTCGGGGAAGCGCTGTACATCGCCCAGGTGATCGAGCAGCCCAGCTGA
- a CDS encoding thiazole synthase, translated as MPDTALLADTAAAGGSAPAADPLTIAGTTFGSRLIMGTGGAPSLDVMERALLASGTELTTVAMRRLDPTVQGSVLSVLQRHKIRVLPNTAGCFTAGEAVLTARLAREALGTDWIKLEVVADERTLLPDPVELLDAAETLVDDGFTVLPYTNDDPVLARKLEDVGCAAIMPLGSPIGSGLGIRNPHNFQLITERAGVPVILDAGAGTASDAALAMELGCAAVMLASAVTRAQEPELMAHAMRHAVAAGRLAHRAGRIPRRHFAVASSPSEGTPALDPERPAF; from the coding sequence ATGCCCGACACCGCACTCCTCGCCGACACCGCGGCCGCGGGCGGCTCCGCCCCGGCCGCCGACCCCCTCACCATCGCCGGCACCACCTTCGGCTCCCGGCTGATCATGGGCACCGGCGGGGCGCCCAGCCTCGACGTCATGGAGCGCGCACTGCTCGCCTCCGGCACGGAGCTGACGACCGTCGCCATGCGGCGGCTGGACCCCACCGTGCAGGGCTCGGTGCTGTCCGTACTGCAGCGGCACAAGATCCGGGTGCTGCCCAACACGGCGGGCTGCTTCACCGCGGGTGAGGCGGTACTGACCGCCCGACTCGCCCGGGAGGCGCTCGGCACGGACTGGATCAAGCTGGAGGTCGTCGCCGACGAGCGCACCCTGCTCCCCGACCCGGTGGAGCTGCTGGACGCCGCCGAGACCCTGGTGGACGACGGTTTCACCGTGCTGCCCTACACGAACGACGATCCGGTGCTGGCCCGCAAGCTGGAGGACGTCGGCTGCGCCGCGATCATGCCGCTGGGCTCGCCGATCGGCTCCGGCCTGGGCATCCGCAATCCGCACAACTTCCAGCTGATCACCGAGCGGGCCGGCGTCCCGGTCATCCTGGACGCCGGCGCGGGCACCGCCTCGGACGCCGCCCTGGCCATGGAGCTGGGCTGCGCGGCGGTGATGCTGGCCTCCGCCGTGACCCGCGCGCAGGAACCGGAGCTGATGGCCCACGCGATGCGCCACGCGGTCGCGGCAGGCCGCCTGGCCCACCGCGCGGGCCGCATCCCCCGCCGCCATTTCGCGGTGGCGTCCTCCCCGTCGGAGGGCACACCGGCACTGGACCCGGAGCGCCCGGCGTTTTAG
- a CDS encoding sulfite oxidase-like oxidoreductase, with amino-acid sequence MGQPESRGAEHPQLPPGQRLQRGWPVTHYGPVPKFRPERWEFRAFGATADAEKRCWSHEEFTALPYATVVADMHCVTKFSMLGAEWGGVLTKTILDLAPPAPDVTHVMVWAEYGFSSNVRLEDFAAEKCIFATHRSGELLTAEHGFPVRLIVPHLYAWKGPKWVRGIEYMRADRRGFWEERGYHNLGDPWREQRYSYQEEPGEGPEL; translated from the coding sequence ATGGGTCAGCCGGAAAGCCGCGGAGCAGAGCATCCTCAGCTGCCTCCGGGGCAGCGGCTCCAGCGGGGCTGGCCGGTGACGCACTACGGACCCGTCCCGAAGTTCCGCCCCGAACGCTGGGAATTCCGGGCCTTCGGCGCCACCGCGGACGCCGAGAAGCGCTGCTGGTCGCACGAGGAATTCACGGCACTGCCGTACGCCACGGTCGTCGCCGATATGCACTGCGTGACGAAATTCAGCATGCTGGGCGCCGAATGGGGCGGGGTGCTCACCAAGACCATCCTGGACCTCGCGCCGCCCGCGCCCGATGTCACCCATGTGATGGTGTGGGCCGAGTACGGCTTCAGCTCGAATGTGCGGCTGGAGGATTTCGCCGCGGAGAAGTGCATCTTCGCGACCCACCGCTCCGGTGAACTGCTCACCGCCGAGCACGGTTTTCCGGTCCGGTTGATCGTGCCCCATCTGTACGCCTGGAAAGGCCCCAAGTGGGTCCGCGGTATCGAATACATGCGGGCCGACCGCCGCGGCTTCTGGGAGGAGCGCGGCTACCACAACCTCGGCGACCCCTGGCGCGAGCAGCGCTACTCCTACCAGGAGGAGCCCGGCGAGGGCCCCGAACTCTGA
- the thiO gene encoding glycine oxidase ThiO, translating to MHPPATPSEPVTGHPDVLVIGGGVIGLVTAWRAAGRGMSVAVADPAPGGGAAYVAAGMLAAVTELHYGEQTLLGLNLASARRYPRFTEELEEASGQRIGYRRCGTLAVALDADDRAHLRELHALQIRSGLDSQWLAGRECRRLEPMLAPGVRGGLRVDGDHQVDPRRLASALLVACERAGVVFHRSRAERLTVEGGRARGAELADGTRVSAGQTVLAAGSRSAEPAGVPEEVRPPVRPVKGQVLRLRLPTVPAGSPPFLSRTVRAVVRGNPLYLVPRESGELVVGATSEELGFDTTVTAGGVYELLRDAHELVPGITELPLVESCAGLRPGSPDNAPLLGPTALPGLQLATGHFRNGVLLTPVTGDAMAEALATGSLPEEARPFTPQRFSRTPERREGTPVPAAEPEPAPFPEEQPV from the coding sequence ATGCATCCACCTGCCACACCATCGGAACCCGTCACCGGGCACCCCGACGTGCTCGTCATCGGGGGCGGCGTCATCGGTCTGGTCACCGCCTGGCGGGCGGCCGGCCGCGGGATGTCCGTCGCGGTGGCCGACCCGGCGCCCGGCGGCGGCGCGGCGTACGTCGCGGCCGGCATGCTCGCCGCGGTCACCGAACTCCACTACGGCGAGCAGACCCTGCTGGGCCTCAACCTGGCCTCGGCCCGCCGCTACCCGCGGTTCACCGAGGAGCTTGAGGAGGCCAGCGGGCAGCGGATCGGCTACCGGCGGTGCGGCACGCTGGCGGTCGCGCTGGACGCCGACGACCGCGCCCACCTGCGCGAGCTGCACGCCCTGCAGATCCGGTCGGGCCTGGACTCGCAGTGGCTGGCGGGCCGCGAGTGCCGCCGTCTGGAGCCGATGCTGGCCCCCGGCGTACGCGGCGGACTGCGGGTCGACGGCGACCACCAGGTCGATCCGCGGCGGCTGGCGAGCGCGCTGCTGGTGGCCTGCGAGCGGGCCGGAGTGGTCTTCCACCGGAGCCGCGCCGAGCGGCTGACCGTCGAGGGCGGGCGGGCCCGCGGCGCCGAGCTCGCCGACGGCACCAGGGTGTCGGCGGGGCAGACCGTCCTGGCGGCGGGCAGCCGCAGCGCGGAACCGGCCGGGGTGCCCGAGGAGGTGCGGCCACCGGTACGGCCGGTCAAGGGCCAGGTCCTGCGGCTGCGCCTGCCGACGGTGCCCGCCGGCTCTCCCCCCTTCCTGTCGCGCACCGTACGGGCCGTGGTCCGCGGCAATCCGCTCTATCTGGTGCCGCGCGAGAGCGGCGAGCTGGTCGTCGGCGCCACCAGCGAGGAGCTGGGCTTCGACACCACCGTCACCGCCGGCGGCGTCTACGAGCTGCTGCGGGACGCGCACGAGCTGGTCCCGGGCATCACCGAGCTGCCGCTGGTGGAGAGCTGCGCCGGGCTGCGCCCCGGCTCCCCTGACAACGCCCCGCTCCTGGGGCCGACCGCGCTGCCCGGCCTCCAGCTGGCGACCGGCCACTTCCGCAACGGCGTCCTGCTGACGCCGGTCACCGGAGACGCGATGGCCGAGGCGCTGGCCACCGGGAGCCTGCCCGAGGAGGCCCGTCCCTTCACCCCGCAGCGCTTCTCCCGCACGCCCGAACGGCGCGAGGGAACGCCCGTCCCCGCCGCGGAGCCCGAGCCCGCCCCCTTCCCGGAGGAGCAGCCCGTATGA
- the pknB gene encoding Stk1 family PASTA domain-containing Ser/Thr kinase, translating into MDTTLEDPLVGQLLDGRYRVQARIAAGGMATVYRAVDTRLDRVLALKVMHPGLAADGEFVDRFIREAKSVARLSHPNVVGVFDQGTDGTYVYLAMEYVAGCTLRDVLRERGALQPRAALDILEPILAALGAAHRAGLVHRDMKPENVLIGDDGRVKVADFGLVRAVDTNTTSSTGSVLGTVSYLAPEQLEHGTADARVDVYACGVVLYEMLTGSKPHTGGTVAQVLYQHLHEDVLPPSERVPGTAPQLDELVALATAREPEQRAQDAVVLLSRARAARAELTDEQLDLVPPQAKAVPAGDGSEPTDVIPRPAGVQLPLPGADEAELNRTSRLEVPPAEHTTRLRPAPAPAAPAGGLLQRRRLATIVAAVLLVLGVGTGVWYINSGQFTSVPAVLDMPQAKAVSTLRDAGLGVRVVRGFSSNVERGHVMKTDPETGKRIRGTGTVTITVSRGPDIVAVPDLSGTPVADAKRKLRDRGLVPGTVTREFSTDVAKGSVIRTDPKAGVKRRPDTAVALTVSRGAPVDVPGVVGSDRADAESTLRQAGFQVRFAEQPVFSPEDKGTVARQTPAEGGRLGKGDTVTLTLSKGPEMITVPDVTGKKVDDAKKELTSLGFEVKVDKPWLFPQDEVDSQSVEGGQKAPKGGTITIKLKGAL; encoded by the coding sequence GTGGATACGACGCTCGAAGACCCGCTCGTGGGCCAGCTGCTCGACGGCCGCTACCGCGTCCAGGCACGCATCGCGGCAGGCGGTATGGCCACGGTCTACCGGGCCGTGGACACCCGGCTCGACCGTGTGCTCGCGCTGAAGGTGATGCACCCGGGCCTCGCCGCGGACGGCGAGTTCGTGGACCGTTTCATCCGTGAGGCGAAGTCGGTCGCCCGGCTGTCGCATCCCAACGTGGTGGGCGTCTTCGACCAGGGCACGGACGGTACGTACGTCTATCTGGCGATGGAGTACGTCGCCGGCTGCACGCTGCGTGACGTGCTGCGCGAGCGGGGCGCGCTCCAGCCGCGGGCCGCGCTGGACATCCTGGAGCCGATCCTGGCCGCCCTGGGGGCCGCGCACCGGGCCGGTCTGGTGCACCGCGACATGAAGCCGGAGAACGTCCTGATCGGGGACGACGGCCGGGTCAAGGTCGCCGACTTCGGTCTGGTGCGGGCGGTCGACACCAACACCACTTCCTCCACGGGCTCGGTCCTGGGGACCGTCTCCTACCTGGCGCCCGAGCAGCTGGAGCACGGCACCGCGGACGCCCGCGTCGACGTCTACGCCTGCGGTGTGGTGCTCTACGAGATGCTGACCGGCTCCAAGCCGCACACCGGCGGCACCGTGGCCCAGGTCCTCTACCAGCACCTGCACGAGGACGTGCTCCCGCCGTCCGAGCGGGTGCCGGGAACCGCGCCGCAGCTGGACGAGCTGGTCGCGCTGGCCACCGCCCGCGAGCCGGAGCAGCGGGCGCAGGACGCGGTGGTGCTGCTGTCGAGGGCCCGGGCGGCCCGGGCGGAGCTGACCGACGAGCAGCTGGACCTCGTACCGCCGCAGGCCAAGGCGGTGCCCGCGGGCGACGGCTCCGAGCCCACGGACGTCATACCGCGGCCCGCCGGCGTACAGCTGCCGCTGCCGGGGGCGGACGAGGCGGAGCTGAACCGCACCAGCCGGCTGGAGGTCCCGCCGGCCGAGCACACCACCCGGCTGCGCCCCGCGCCGGCTCCCGCGGCACCTGCCGGCGGGCTGCTGCAGCGGCGCCGGCTGGCCACGATCGTCGCCGCGGTGCTGCTGGTCCTCGGGGTCGGCACGGGCGTGTGGTACATCAACTCCGGCCAGTTCACCTCGGTGCCCGCGGTGCTGGACATGCCGCAGGCCAAGGCCGTCTCGACGCTGCGGGACGCCGGGCTGGGGGTCAGGGTCGTCCGCGGCTTCAGCTCCAACGTGGAGCGCGGGCACGTCATGAAGACGGACCCGGAGACCGGCAAGCGGATCCGCGGAACGGGCACGGTCACGATCACCGTCTCGCGGGGCCCCGACATCGTCGCCGTCCCGGACCTGTCGGGCACTCCGGTCGCGGACGCCAAGCGCAAGCTGCGCGACCGGGGCCTGGTGCCGGGCACCGTGACGCGGGAGTTCAGCACGGACGTCGCCAAGGGGTCGGTGATCCGTACCGACCCGAAGGCGGGCGTCAAGCGGCGGCCCGACACCGCGGTGGCGCTGACCGTCAGCCGGGGCGCGCCGGTCGACGTGCCGGGCGTGGTCGGCAGCGACCGCGCGGACGCCGAGAGCACCCTGCGGCAGGCCGGCTTCCAGGTGCGCTTCGCCGAGCAGCCGGTGTTCTCGCCGGAGGACAAGGGCACCGTCGCCCGGCAGACGCCGGCCGAGGGCGGCCGGCTCGGCAAGGGCGACACCGTCACCCTGACGCTCTCCAAGGGCCCGGAGATGATCACCGTGCCGGACGTCACCGGCAAGAAGGTCGACGACGCCAAGAAGGAGCTGACCTCGCTCGGCTTCGAGGTCAAGGTGGACAAGCCCTGGCTGTTCCCGCAGGACGAGGTGGACTCGCAGTCCGTCGAGGGCGGCCAGAAGGCGCCCAAGGGCGGCACGATCACCATCAAGCTCAAGGGTGCGCTGTAG
- a CDS encoding (2Fe-2S)-binding protein, giving the protein MYVCSCFGITEQQVRDHADSGACTPREIASACKAGTDCGNCVRRIQALLGRGSCPRRELVENGASDPLASEGRARGPQPVAEVAAVAPAVLSEAA; this is encoded by the coding sequence GTGTACGTCTGCTCTTGCTTCGGCATCACCGAGCAGCAGGTCCGCGACCACGCGGACTCCGGCGCCTGCACGCCCCGCGAAATCGCCTCCGCCTGCAAGGCCGGCACCGACTGCGGCAACTGCGTGCGCCGCATCCAGGCACTCCTCGGCCGGGGTTCGTGCCCCCGCCGGGAGCTCGTCGAGAACGGGGCGTCCGACCCGCTGGCGTCCGAGGGCAGGGCCCGGGGACCGCAGCCGGTCGCGGAGGTGGCCGCAGTGGCGCCCGCGGTGCTCTCGGAGGCCGCGTAG
- a CDS encoding deoxyribonuclease IV, whose translation MSSSPFPLGAEDGARLRNPVGGHVPVAGGLAKTGLPYAREMGAEAVQVFVANPRGWATPPGSPAQDEAFRAACALQGMPVYVHAPYLINFGSHTEATVERSVESLRHSLRRGREIGALGVVVHTGSATGGRPRAEAMAQVRARMRPLLEELTHPEDPWLLLEPTAGQGASLCALAEDLGPYFEALDRHPKLGVCLDTCHAFAAGHDMAAPGGVKLLLDELVEVTGEGRLKLIHANDSKDVVGAHKDRHANIGAGHIGAEPFAELFTHPATAGVPLVVETPGGMEGHAADVARLKELRAP comes from the coding sequence GTGAGTAGCTCCCCTTTCCCCCTCGGTGCCGAGGACGGCGCCCGTCTGCGCAATCCGGTCGGCGGCCATGTGCCGGTGGCCGGCGGTCTGGCGAAGACCGGTCTTCCCTACGCCCGTGAGATGGGTGCCGAGGCCGTCCAGGTCTTCGTCGCCAATCCGCGCGGCTGGGCGACGCCGCCCGGCAGCCCCGCACAGGACGAGGCGTTCCGCGCGGCCTGTGCGCTGCAGGGCATGCCGGTGTACGTGCACGCCCCGTATCTGATCAACTTCGGCTCGCACACCGAAGCGACGGTCGAGCGGTCCGTGGAGTCGCTGCGGCACTCGCTGCGCCGGGGCCGCGAGATCGGTGCGCTGGGCGTGGTGGTGCACACCGGTTCGGCGACCGGCGGGCGGCCGCGCGCGGAGGCGATGGCGCAGGTCAGGGCGCGGATGCGGCCGCTGCTGGAGGAGCTGACGCACCCGGAGGACCCGTGGCTGCTGCTGGAGCCGACGGCCGGGCAGGGCGCCTCGCTGTGCGCGCTGGCGGAGGACCTCGGGCCGTACTTCGAGGCGCTGGACCGGCACCCGAAGCTGGGCGTCTGCCTCGACACCTGCCACGCCTTCGCGGCCGGGCACGACATGGCGGCGCCCGGCGGGGTGAAGCTGCTGCTGGACGAGCTGGTGGAGGTCACCGGCGAGGGCCGGCTGAAGCTGATCCACGCCAATGACTCCAAGGACGTGGTGGGCGCCCACAAGGACCGGCACGCGAACATCGGCGCGGGGCACATCGGCGCGGAGCCGTTCGCGGAGCTGTTCACGCACCCGGCGACGGCCGGGGTGCCGCTGGTCGTGGAGACGCCGGGCGGCATGGAGGGGCACGCCGCGGACGTGGCCCGCCTCAAGGAACTGCGCGCGCCCTGA
- a CDS encoding Rv2175c family DNA-binding protein, with translation MTEIDANIDGLVPAWLTLPDIAERLDVEVTRVRQLVKEGQLIAVRRGENRVLQVPADFIKDDKVVKGLVGTLTLLKDDGFTDEEMLEWLFTPDETLPGTPAQALRENRGTEVKRRAQALAV, from the coding sequence GTGACCGAGATTGACGCAAACATCGATGGACTCGTCCCCGCCTGGCTCACCCTCCCCGACATCGCCGAACGCCTCGACGTCGAGGTGACGCGCGTCCGGCAGCTGGTCAAGGAGGGCCAGCTGATCGCGGTGCGCCGCGGGGAGAACAGGGTGCTCCAGGTACCCGCCGATTTCATCAAGGACGACAAGGTCGTGAAGGGCCTCGTCGGCACGCTCACGCTCCTCAAGGACGACGGCTTCACCGACGAGGAGATGCTGGAGTGGCTGTTCACCCCGGATGAGACCCTGCCCGGCACCCCCGCGCAGGCGCTGCGCGAGAATCGCGGCACGGAGGTGAAGCGCCGGGCCCAGGCGCTCGCCGTCTGA
- a CDS encoding class II 3-deoxy-7-phosphoheptulonate synthase — protein MTVNAETHAGGNTWRDLPAAQQPDWPDQEALRDVIAELESYPPLVFAGECDQLRERLGAVARGEAFLLQGGDCAEAFDAVSAEHIRNKLKTLLQMGAVLTYAGSVPVVKVGRIAGQYSKPRSKPTETRDGVTLPTYRGDSVNGFEFTEAARIPDPQRLKRMYHASAATLNLVRAFTTGGYADLRQVHAWNQDFVKSSPSGQRYEALAREIDRALNFMNACGVDPEEFKTVEFFSSHEALILDYESSLTRTDSRTGNLYDVSGHMVWIGERTRQLDGAHIEFAARIRNPIGVKLGPTTTPEDALTLIERLDPQREPGRLTFITRMGADKVRDKLPELVEKVTASGAQVAWICDPMHGNTFEAASGHKTRRFDDVLDEVKGFFEVHKSLGTHPGGIHVELTGDDVTECVGGGDEIFVDDLHQRYETACDPRLNRSQSLDLAFLVAEMYRDQ, from the coding sequence GTGACCGTGAACGCTGAAACCCACGCCGGTGGCAACACCTGGCGAGACCTGCCCGCGGCGCAGCAGCCTGACTGGCCGGACCAAGAGGCTCTGCGCGATGTGATCGCGGAGCTCGAGTCCTATCCGCCGCTCGTCTTCGCGGGCGAGTGCGACCAGCTGCGCGAGCGCCTGGGAGCGGTCGCCCGTGGTGAGGCGTTCCTGCTTCAGGGCGGCGACTGCGCGGAGGCATTCGACGCCGTATCCGCCGAGCACATCCGCAACAAGCTCAAGACGCTCCTGCAGATGGGCGCCGTGCTGACCTACGCCGGGTCCGTCCCGGTCGTCAAGGTCGGCCGGATCGCCGGCCAGTACAGCAAGCCGCGCTCCAAGCCGACCGAGACCCGTGACGGGGTGACCCTGCCGACCTACCGCGGCGACTCCGTCAACGGCTTCGAGTTCACCGAGGCGGCCCGGATCCCGGACCCGCAGCGGCTGAAGCGGATGTACCACGCCTCCGCGGCGACCCTCAACCTCGTGCGCGCCTTCACCACCGGCGGCTACGCCGACCTGCGCCAGGTGCACGCCTGGAACCAGGACTTCGTGAAGTCCTCGCCCTCCGGACAGCGCTACGAGGCGCTGGCCCGCGAGATCGACCGTGCGCTGAACTTCATGAACGCCTGCGGGGTGGACCCGGAGGAGTTCAAGACGGTGGAGTTCTTCTCCTCGCACGAGGCGCTGATCCTGGACTACGAGTCGTCGCTGACCCGCACCGACTCGCGCACCGGCAACCTCTACGACGTCTCCGGCCACATGGTCTGGATCGGCGAGCGCACCCGTCAGCTGGACGGTGCGCACATCGAGTTCGCCGCGCGCATCCGCAACCCGATCGGCGTCAAGCTCGGCCCGACGACCACGCCCGAGGACGCGCTCACGCTCATCGAGCGGCTCGACCCGCAGCGTGAGCCGGGCCGGCTGACCTTCATCACCCGCATGGGAGCGGACAAGGTCCGCGACAAGCTCCCCGAGCTGGTCGAGAAGGTCACCGCCTCCGGCGCGCAGGTCGCCTGGATCTGCGACCCGATGCACGGCAACACCTTCGAGGCGGCTTCCGGTCACAAGACCCGGCGCTTCGACGACGTGCTGGACGAGGTCAAGGGCTTCTTCGAGGTCCACAAGAGCCTCGGCACCCACCCGGGCGGCATCCACGTCGAGCTGACCGGTGACGACGTCACCGAGTGCGTGGGCGGCGGCGACGAGATCTTCGTCGACGACCTGCACCAGCGCTACGAGACGGCCTGCGACCCGCGGCTCAACCGCAGCCAGTCGCTGGACCTGGCGTTCCTGGTGGCGGAGATGTACCGCGACCAGTAA
- a CDS encoding NAD(P)/FAD-dependent oxidoreductase: protein MSEQSTSSQAPDHTPRVVIIGAGIAGVQTAVALREQGWRGAITLFGDEPHPPYDRPPLSKAVLLGKADGSAFDVDFEGLGIELHLGRRVTALTPDRRQVETAEGPVRYDHAVIATGADPVVLPGSQGLPGVHLLRTLDDAERLRPVLAAQHEIVVVGAGWIGAEFATAAREAGCAVTVVEAAERPLAGALPAEVAAHMTGWYAGAGAELRTGVRVASVTPGAVTLADGTTLPADAVVVGIGARPATGWLAGSGVEISAEDGSVLADEQLRTSVPDVYAVGDCASFPSARYGSRLLIHHWDNALQGPRTVAENIARGGIEGLVYDPVPYFWSEQFGRFVQYAGHHGEADEMVWRGDPSGAAWSVLWLRGEEGPRAAQAGGGEGRSGAGRLVALLAVGRPRDLAQGRKLIERGVALDRERAANAAVPLKAAAR, encoded by the coding sequence GTGAGCGAGCAGAGCACGTCCTCCCAGGCCCCTGACCACACGCCCCGCGTCGTGATCATCGGCGCCGGCATCGCCGGTGTGCAGACCGCGGTCGCCCTGCGCGAACAGGGCTGGCGCGGCGCGATCACGCTGTTCGGCGACGAGCCCCACCCGCCCTACGACCGCCCGCCGCTGTCCAAGGCGGTGCTGCTCGGCAAGGCCGACGGCTCGGCCTTCGACGTGGATTTCGAGGGGCTCGGCATCGAACTGCACCTCGGCCGCCGGGTCACCGCCCTGACGCCGGACCGCCGGCAGGTCGAGACGGCCGAGGGCCCGGTCCGCTACGACCACGCGGTGATCGCGACCGGCGCCGACCCCGTCGTACTGCCCGGCAGCCAGGGCCTGCCCGGCGTCCACCTGCTGCGCACCCTCGACGACGCCGAACGGCTGCGGCCGGTGCTCGCCGCCCAGCACGAGATCGTGGTCGTCGGAGCCGGCTGGATCGGCGCCGAATTCGCGACCGCCGCCCGTGAGGCGGGCTGCGCGGTCACCGTCGTCGAGGCCGCCGAACGCCCGCTGGCCGGTGCGCTGCCCGCCGAGGTCGCCGCCCACATGACCGGCTGGTACGCGGGCGCCGGCGCCGAGCTGCGCACCGGCGTGCGGGTCGCGTCGGTGACCCCGGGCGCGGTCACCCTCGCCGACGGCACGACGCTGCCCGCCGACGCCGTGGTCGTCGGCATCGGCGCCCGGCCCGCCACCGGCTGGCTGGCCGGCTCCGGCGTCGAGATCTCCGCCGAGGACGGTTCCGTGCTCGCCGACGAGCAGCTGCGCACCTCGGTGCCCGACGTGTACGCGGTCGGCGACTGCGCCTCCTTCCCCTCGGCCCGTTACGGCAGCCGCCTGCTGATCCACCACTGGGACAACGCCCTCCAGGGCCCGCGGACGGTCGCCGAGAACATCGCCCGGGGCGGCATCGAAGGGCTGGTCTACGACCCGGTGCCGTACTTCTGGTCCGAGCAGTTCGGCCGCTTCGTGCAGTACGCCGGCCACCACGGGGAGGCCGACGAGATGGTCTGGCGCGGCGACCCGTCCGGCGCCGCCTGGTCGGTCCTCTGGCTGCGGGGCGAGGAGGGCCCGCGCGCCGCGCAGGCCGGCGGGGGCGAAGGCAGGTCAGGAGCCGGCCGGCTGGTCGCGCTGCTGGCCGTCGGGCGCCCGCGCGACCTCGCCCAGGGGCGCAAGCTGATCGAGCGGGGCGTCGCCCTCGACCGGGAACGGGCCGCGAACGCGGCCGTACCGCTGAAGGCCGCCGCCCGGTAG
- the thiE gene encoding thiamine phosphate synthase, whose product MSTARQALSDARLYLCTGARTDRGDLPQFLDAVLSSGVDIVQLRDKGMEAGEELRHLEVFADACRRHGKLLAVNDRADVAHAVGSDVLHLGQGDLPVPAARAILGQDVLIGRSTHAEAEVDAALTEDGVDYFCTGPCWPTPTKPGRHAPGLDLVRYAAARASERPWFAIGGIDAGNLDEVLQAGARRVVVVRAITEADDPGAAAAALAKRIREAADAS is encoded by the coding sequence ATGAGCACCGCACGACAGGCCCTGTCCGACGCCCGCCTCTACCTGTGCACGGGCGCCCGCACCGACCGCGGCGACCTCCCGCAGTTCCTGGACGCGGTGCTGTCGTCCGGCGTGGACATCGTCCAGCTGCGCGACAAGGGCATGGAGGCCGGCGAGGAGCTCAGGCACCTGGAGGTCTTCGCGGACGCCTGCCGGCGGCACGGCAAGCTGCTCGCGGTCAACGACCGCGCCGACGTCGCACACGCCGTCGGCAGCGACGTGCTGCACCTCGGCCAGGGCGATCTGCCGGTCCCCGCCGCCCGCGCGATCCTCGGCCAGGACGTCCTCATAGGCCGCTCCACGCACGCCGAGGCCGAGGTGGACGCCGCGCTCACCGAGGACGGCGTCGACTACTTCTGCACCGGCCCCTGCTGGCCCACGCCCACCAAGCCGGGCCGCCACGCCCCCGGCCTCGACCTGGTTCGCTACGCCGCCGCGCGCGCCTCCGAGCGCCCCTGGTTCGCGATCGGCGGCATCGACGCCGGCAATCTGGACGAGGTGCTCCAGGCCGGCGCCCGCCGGGTGGTGGTGGTCCGCGCGATCACCGAGGCCGACGACCCGGGCGCCGCGGCCGCCGCGCTGGCCAAGCGCATCCGGGAAGCCGCCGACGCCTCCTGA
- the thiS gene encoding sulfur carrier protein ThiS, protein MSAATPAPTASVSVNGETREVPGGLTLDRLVATLTAAPSGVAAAVNETVVPRSQWPTTALGDGDRVEVLTAVQGG, encoded by the coding sequence ATGAGTGCCGCCACCCCTGCCCCCACCGCCTCGGTGTCCGTCAACGGCGAGACCCGTGAGGTCCCCGGCGGACTCACCCTCGACCGGCTCGTCGCGACCCTGACCGCGGCGCCCTCCGGCGTGGCCGCCGCGGTCAACGAAACCGTGGTGCCGCGCTCCCAGTGGCCCACCACCGCGCTCGGCGACGGCGACCGCGTCGAGGTGCTCACCGCCGTCCAGGGAGGCTGA